The Candidatus Cloacimonadota bacterium genomic interval CGATGACCATCTGCAGATACTTTCACACTATTACCCGGGCACGGAAATCTCCACCCAATGGATGCAACATGAATGACCAACTTTGGCGGGGAACCGCTTTTTCAGGGCAATTCCGGGTGCTGGCTGTGTCGTCCACCCAAACGGCCCAAACGATACGCGACCTGCATGATCTTTCTCCGGTGAACACGCTGCTGCTGGGCAAAATGATCCCTGCTGTGGCGATGCTGAGTATGGACCTAAAACTGGCTGAGGGCGAGGTTTCGCTGCGGGTAGATGGGGACGGGCCGCTGAAAGGTGCTCTGGTGATCTGCTCCGGAAGTGGCGACCTGCGTGGCTACGCTTTGGAGCCCCGGCTGTGGCTGGACGACGCCGAAGCAAACCTTTTCCCCGTACGCGCACTGGGAACCGGCACCTTGAGCGTGATCCGCGGCTTTCCCAACAAAAAACCGGTGACCGGCACCACTGTCCTCTCGGAAGGCGAACTGGCGCTCAATCTGGCACATTATTTCGATCAGTCGGAGCAAATTCCCTCCGTGGTGAACCTCGGCGTGCTGATCGATAAAACCGCCGCCGTGCGGGCTTCCGGGGGCTTCATCATCCAGCAGATGCCGGATGCCGATCCCAAACTTGCCGACGAACTGACCGCCGCTCTGAGCCGGACACCCAACGTTTCAGACCTGATGGACATGGGCCTCTCCCTGCCGGATATCCTCAAGCGCTTTGTGGTGAAGGAAAGCGAGCTGGAGCTTACGCCGGCTGGCCCCATCCAATACAGATGTAACTGCTCGCGGGAACGATTTGAACGGGCTTTGCTGCTTCTTGGCGAAGAAGAACTCTCCTCCATGCGGGAAGGAATCGAACCCCAGTGCCATTTCTGCAACGCCACCTACCGCTTCAGTGCTGAAGATATGAACGCTCTCATCGCCACTTTGAAGGATAAGCCATGAAACACTGTCTTATCCTCGTCCTGCTGTTTGCTGCGGCGCTTGGCGCTATCAGCACCGAGGATTTCTCCTGGTTGCTGGCCACCGAAAACTTCGAAGTATTGCGAAAGCACTCCGGCAAGGTGGAGGAACTGATCTGCGGGCCTGAAACGGAAGTCCGCCTGGCTTTGGAATTCGCGCTACGAACCCAGGAACCGGAACTGGAACTGCTCTGCCGCGAACGGCTGGCTTTGGGCCATCACTCCCTGGCTGACGCGCTGGAATGGCTCCGTCTTGCCGATCAAATCAAAATCGACAACGCTGCTTTCGAAAAAGTGAGGCAGCAACTGGTGGAAGAATTCACCTCACCGGACGAGCAAATCGTACTGGACCACCATCTCTACGGGACATCTGATGAAGACTTTTTGCATGAGCTGCGCCATGTTCGCGGCTACAATCCAGTGATAGAAAGCCTAGCCAGGGAAATGATCGACCGGATCAGTGTGGAAAGTTCCGATTCGCTGGCTTTGGCCCTCATTGACACTTTCGAACGCGACTATCCCCTCTCCGAGTGGGGCCAGGTGGCCTATTACTACAAGCTTTACCACCTTTCCAGCGTCGGCGCCTACGACGAGATGGAAGCCCTCGTCCAGGAAAAGGGATTCCAATCCGACCTGCATCTTTACATTTCCGCCATCTACATGCTCAGTCCAGCCTACAGGCGTTCCCGGCCGGACAACTCCCTGCTGCTCAACCAGGTGGCCTACATGCTCGATTCCGCCCTGAAAGACTACTCACGCGAAGAAAAGGTGCGCGTGCTTTATGACCTTCTCACCCCGGCAGAATGGAACACCCGGCTGCGCTTCACCAGGCTCAAGGCTGAATACTACTCGCTCCTGGCCAAACACAACCTCTATGGCGACGAAACAAACCTCGCCGCGCTGATCCCCTCAGCCGGACCCGCCTTCCAGCAGCTCCTCAGCGATATCCAGACCCTTTCCTTCGCGAACAACGACCGGGGCGACCTGGCGGAACTGAGCTATTGGCAGGGCAGGATCGAAGCGTTGCCCAACCAGGATTTCTTTCTTCTGCGGGCTGCCAGGAGCTTCACGCGGTCGCTGATACTTGGTTCGCCGCGCCGGAAGTATGACAAGGCCTGCCTTGCGGCCCTGGAAGAGCTACGCCAGAAGCTGGGCATAGAGGCCGGGCTGATAACCTGGGCGCGTTCCCTGGCCGGTTACCGGGGCATCATTTTCGAGGAACATCCTTTCCCGGATAAGCGCTACACCAGGGTGGCCATCGGCGACTATAACAACGACGGCTACAATGATCTGCTCTTCAACGGCAACGCCCTGTACCGGAATGAACAGGGGCGGAACTTCGTGGCCCTGAGCGATTCCATGAACATCAGCCGGCTCAATTCCAACGGTGGGCTT includes:
- a CDS encoding Hsp33 family molecular chaperone HslO, which codes for MNDQLWRGTAFSGQFRVLAVSSTQTAQTIRDLHDLSPVNTLLLGKMIPAVAMLSMDLKLAEGEVSLRVDGDGPLKGALVICSGSGDLRGYALEPRLWLDDAEANLFPVRALGTGTLSVIRGFPNKKPVTGTTVLSEGELALNLAHYFDQSEQIPSVVNLGVLIDKTAAVRASGGFIIQQMPDADPKLADELTAALSRTPNVSDLMDMGLSLPDILKRFVVKESELELTPAGPIQYRCNCSRERFERALLLLGEEELSSMREGIEPQCHFCNATYRFSAEDMNALIATLKDKP
- a CDS encoding CRTAC1 family protein, translated to MKHCLILVLLFAAALGAISTEDFSWLLATENFEVLRKHSGKVEELICGPETEVRLALEFALRTQEPELELLCRERLALGHHSLADALEWLRLADQIKIDNAAFEKVRQQLVEEFTSPDEQIVLDHHLYGTSDEDFLHELRHVRGYNPVIESLAREMIDRISVESSDSLALALIDTFERDYPLSEWGQVAYYYKLYHLSSVGAYDEMEALVQEKGFQSDLHLYISAIYMLSPAYRRSRPDNSLLLNQVAYMLDSALKDYSREEKVRVLYDLLTPAEWNTRLRFTRLKAEYYSLLAKHNLYGDETNLAALIPSAGPAFQQLLSDIQTLSFANNDRGDLAELSYWQGRIEALPNQDFFLLRAARSFTRSLILGSPRRKYDKACLAALEELRQKLGIEAGLITWARSLAGYRGIIFEEHPFPDKRYTRVAIGDYNNDGYNDLLFNGNALYRNEQGRNFVALSDSMNISRLNSNGGLWADFNLDGWLDFVAISHNSEGLGEALMKNQQGSRFVKVNERAGEIDDRFPTEGAAWIDTGRTGYPSLYTANYETWQVQAGYPDFFWQNDGGYFSDKSVELGFRTPGYTREPGLAGRGVAPADYDNDGEQEILVTNYRLTRNFCWDHADSLYLDVAARDGLSGRYKDGWYGHSIGADWGDFDNDGDLDLFIANLAHPRYIEISDVSQLLRNVGLCHKVIGVDTLWYWQFTDVTREAGITYDELHSDPLWLDADNDGFLDLFITSVYQNDRSYLYKNNGDGTFTDITFLAGARVFNGWGNATADLDRDGFTDLVVGSGNGAKILFNRSHNGFRALYVKPVWDNGKVVLITDPAEYSQYPNSPAFGTRVEVKLKRPDGSEYSLMRELSSAKGTSSQSSQELHFGLGDAEIVSIREIIHAQD